TCCAACATTCTGGCTGTCCAAAACCTCCGGTAAACCGCTGATTGAATTCAGGCTCAGATTCCCGAAGTCGCCAGAACGTAAGTTTTCCGTCTTCGATCACGATTTTACCTCGGTCTCCGTTGACCTCAAATCGGTTCGTACCCGGTGCTTCGCCAGTAGTCGTTACAAAGACACCTGTTGCTCCGTTTTCATACTCAACATAAGCTGTTACATCATCTTCCACTTCAATATTCCGATACTTGCCAAACGAACAGAAAGCACGCATTCGTACCGGCATCATGCCGATGGTCCACTGCCACAGATCCAGTTGATGCGGGTCCTGGTTAATCAGTACACCGCCACCTTCCCCTGCCCAAGTTGCCCGCCAGCCGCCGGAATCATAGTAACTTTGGGATCGGTACCAGTTCGTAATAATCCAATTGGTACGCCGTACCTCGCCCAGTTCTCCCGAAGCGATTAAGTCTCTAAGCTTAATGTAGAGTGGGTTGGTCCGCTGGTTGTACATCATGGAAAAGACTTTACCGCTGGCTGCGGCTGCTTCATTCATCTTGCGTACCTGTTTTGTATACACACCGGCCGGCTTCTCGATCATGACATGCAAGCCATGCTGGAACGCCTGAATGGCTTGTTCCGGATGATCATAATGCGGCGTTGCAATAATGACTGCATCAATCGTACCCGAAGCCATCATCTGCTCAGCATCCTGCCAATAGGTGACCGTTGCCGGAAGATGACTGGATACCCAGCTCTCCATCTCTCTTCTTACATCACATACGGCGACCAGCTCTGCACCGGGTACTTCTCCAGCCACCAACGTTCTGGCATGTGCTGCTCCCATGTTTCCTATACCAATAACCGCTACTCGTACGATACTCATGACTGCTCCTCCTCGTCCACACGACGCTCAATTTCGGCGAAAACGTCTGCAAAATGCTGTAACATCGCCTTGGATTCCAAGGCACCACTAAAGTCCTCAATTCCGTAGTATCCGTCATACCCAACGGCACGAAGATCCCGTACCATTTGTACCCAATCAACCATACCTTCAGTCAGCGGCGTCCAGTGACATTTCCAGGCTGTATTCAGAGCCACTCCGCTGCTCTTCTCAGTCACATTAGCCTTTTGCGAATCTTTCCCTTCTGCTTCAAACCACCCGGCATTTTTTACATGTACATGAGCCAGATAAGGCCCCAGCAACTCAAGTCCCATTCGATGATTCTCATATCCTTCATGCACCATATTGCCTGGATCGTACAATACACCCACATGCTGCGGGTCCAGCGATTGCACAAGTCGATAGGCCAGTGATGCCGTCGGTGCAATCGTCTGATGATGTGTCTCTACAATCGCCTTGATGTTGTACTGTTTGGCCAGATCTTGTACTTCACTCAGGTAATCAACGGCTTTACGATACAACTCAGGATAACTGGTCTTGCGATCATATCCAGGAACACCCACACGCATCATTGAAGCTCCTAACCCATCCGCAGCCTGAAACGCCTGCTCGGTGGCCGACAGATCTCCATAGTTCAGATACGGTACAAGTGCAATGGATTTCCTGCCTTGCCCTAACGCTGCTTCACGAAAAACAGGAACCTGTTCCTGCCAGCGGCTCGGATCTACAGAACATCGATTATTTCTCCAGTAAGAAGGCTCTTCAGACATAGCATCTTCAGGAATTCCACGGAATCTCCACTCAATTCCATCAATCCCCGCTGCTGCCGCAGCCGATGCCAATTCTTCTGCATTCAGATCAGGGGTAGCCACGGTGAATACAGACAGTTTCATCATGATCCATCTCCTTATGTAAACGTATTCATTTCATGTCGTAAAGGCATTGTATCACTCCATTGAACGTCACCATAGGGGAAAACGCCAACAGATGAATGACAGATAACGAACAGAGCACATTCCCCATTCAGAGATAACTTCCAAGAGAATGATGTGATCAAAAATCAAAAAAGACATCCCTGGAACAGATTTCAATTCTGTTCAAAGATGCCTTGTACAATAATTTTATATATAGGATTTAAATTTGAGGAAAAGGTTCCTATCAGTTATCCAGTCGTCACTTCAGTAGCTGGTTCTGGTTCTTGTACTCGTCCAACTTGCAACCAGCGCATATCTCTCTAATCCCGATCAAAGAACACATGTTCAGCCTGTATTTTCCCCTGATCTATTGTCATGATGCCAAATGAGTATTGTTTCTGAAAACGCCGATCCGTAGGCGACCCCGGATTAAATACCAGTGTGTTGTCCACGGTATGCATCACCGGGATATGTGAGTGTCCGTAGATCACAGCATCCACATGCTGGCCTGCAAATGTATGAATTGCATTCTGCTCCGTACCCTTTGATCCCAGATGACCGTGCACAAGACCCAGACGAAGCCCTTCCACTTCAACAATACGGGAATATCCCAGTTCTTCAGCGATTTCGGCCGGGTCCGTATTACCCGCTACCCCTTCAACAGGTGCATACTCACTAAGCATTGGGTATACACTCCAATCCGACCAGTCGCCGGCATGAAGAATGAGATCTGCACTCGGCAATACATCCAGGAGCCTAGCCGGTAACTTCCGTGATTTACGTGAACAATGCGTGTCGGAGATGACTACAATTTTCATATAACAACCCACCTTTCCTTTAAGGTCGTTCAAAAAGTCCGCTTTTGATTACGAAGGATGCCTAACGGCATCGCAACATCGAATATGGAATTCAGCCGAAATGTCCGTTGCTCACGTAGTTTCCTACGCTCCGCTACTCCATTTCTAACTTCATCCCATCTTCTCGGTACTGAAAACCACCCTTTTTGAACATGCACTCTAAGCCTTTATTGCAATCTATTCTGTCTGTGATGGAACAGTTTGCATCTGAGTACAGGAACGTTCCATATCTTCGAGTGTAATGGATGCAAAGAACTGCTCCACCTTCGCCTCGGCAACCTGATACAGATTGGTCAGCAAGCTGTCTATATGCAAGCCCACTTCACAATCCGGGTTACAATTGCCGTGAATCGGGAACAATGGACCTTCGTCCTTGGCAGCCTGATAGATCATGGCTAATGTGATTTCACTTGATGGCTTCGCTAAGTAGAAGCCTCTTGTTCCAGGAGAGGAGTTCACCAATCCTGCCTTTTTCAGCCCGCCCAGAATACGTCTGACGACGACAGGGTTGGTATTCACGCTACCTGCAATATGTGCAGACGTGATTCGTTCAGGCGCGCTGAGTGACAATAACAACAAACAATGCACACTGACCGAAAAATGAGTACTCATGATTAACCACCTTTATTTAATATAATCCAGGACATGCTGACGTTATTCAGAAAACAGATCCTTTTCGGGACGTGCTCTGATCTTGAGCTGTCGCACACTGTATTCCAGTTGTTTCACAATATCATCCAGTTGTTTGCGATCAATCTTGGTCGGATCTTCCACCGGTTTCGCGGACGACTTAAGATCGCGGATCGTTAACTGCTGTTCTTGCCATTTGTCCATCAAATCTGCAATATTGGCATAGAAACGTTCGTAATCTTTGATGACCAGGTCAAGATAAGCATCTACCTCATCCGGATCATAACCACGAAGTTTATAATTAAATTGTTTTTCATGAATCGATAACGCATCTAGCTGCACTCCCAATTGTTTAAACAATTGTCTCTGTTTATCCAATCTTCGTTTCATATGTTCATCCATATTGACAACCTCCATTATAGGCCAAGCCGTGGTTCTATTTCCTGTAAAGAACATACGGCATTTTCTCTCTCTATTTTTTATAACACATAATCCGTCAGATATAAAACGATACAGCCCTATTCCTCACGAAAATGATTGCTTTTCATCCATTTCGGGTAAAGACACACTACACCCCACAACGGGAAAGGAGCATGTCCTTATGAGTACATTAACTAAAGATCAACATCAAATACTGAAAAACGCCCTTTTGGAGCAACGTGAAAACTTGCAGCGTCATTTTGAATCCAGCATGGAAGACGGTGCTCCAGTCGAGTCGCTGAAAGATTCAACCGGTGAGCTGTCCTCCTATGATAATCATCCGGCAGATGCCGGTACGGAAACATTTGAACGCAGCCGTGATCTGGCGATTGACGATACATTAACAGACGAATTCAATCAAGTGAACGACGCATTGGAACGTATGGAGCAAGGTACATATGGAACCTGTGTAACGTGCGGAGAAGATATTCCCTTCGAACGACTTGAGGCTATCCCTTATACCGCTTACTGTATTGACGACACACCTAATCGGGAGATCAGCAACGATCGGCCCGTTGAAGAAGAGGTAATGACCATGCCTCCGAGTGGTGCTGGAGAAGGTAGACAGCAGCGGGCCGGCAAGTTCGACAACGCAGATGCGTGGGAAGCGGTCGAAGAATATGGTACATCTAATTCCCCAGCAACCGCAGCCAAACGTGATGTGAAGGGTTACGATGAGAACATGTAACTTCGTTATGAGCTGAAATGGTAAGCGTCAAAATTGAAATGAATTCAATAGGCGCTCCACCATTAGCCTTCCTTATCACGCATTAAAAAGCCGCCATTGGGCGGCTTTTTCTAGTTTTCTCCAAAGCAGTCTCTCACATTTGCCATTACTTGCTTCCAGCGATAACGCTAAACCCATGTATTCCATCGATTTATTCTTTCGATCCACTATCAGATGATGCAGATTCCTGCCGCTTAGAAACAGATCGAGACTTTTTCGTAGTTGCTTTGTCCTTATCAGACGTAGCTTTCTTTTTCTCTTTTGCATTTGTCTTAGAAGCAGGTATTTTCACTATAGGTTTAGAGAGAGCAGAGAATAACTGAAAGACCTCATGTTCCCCTTGTCGATTCTCTTTTGTAGTATAGGGTTCACAGAGTTTTATGATGTTTTTATACAACTGCTCTACTTCCTCACGGGTTGCATACAGCGTGATGTCCGAGAGGAACATCCGATCTTCGTTTTCCGCCTGATGCATGAATCGCTGACGACTTTGTTCGAACATCTCATTTAATAATTTGAGTGTCTCGGACCGAAACACCTGTTTCAATGGAGAGTTTTCCTTATCTTCATCTTCGTGACGGAGATGGATCTCTCCGGTGAATGGTTCATAATATTTGGCGATAATCCCATTAATCTCACGTGTAGAAACGATGGTCAGCAGACCAATTTTCTCCAGCTTTTTTACATGATAGTGAACTTTGGCTGGCACCTCACCCATCTGGTCGGCGATCTCTTTGACAGTGGATGGTCTGCCCTGCTTGTTAAACATATTCATAATCTGTATCCGATACGGATCGGAGTAGATTTTAATTTCTTCAATTGTTGAAAGAACCTTGTGCTCCATCCCTGTATCCTCATTTCCGGGGTACCTGTTGTCCATCGATATCTCTATTATACCGTTGCGTCAGGACTTCGGTCAAAACGAGCGAGAAATGACTTGATACGGAAAATCGGCTAATGATCACTTCTGAATATCTTCACAGAGCACTTCGAAAACTTTTGCTAAATAACAACATACCTGCTGACATGGCAAGCATAATACCAAAAACGATAAACAGAACAGGCATGGTC
The nucleotide sequence above comes from Paenibacillus sp. W2I17. Encoded proteins:
- a CDS encoding transcriptional regulator is translated as MEHKVLSTIEEIKIYSDPYRIQIMNMFNKQGRPSTVKEIADQMGEVPAKVHYHVKKLEKIGLLTIVSTREINGIIAKYYEPFTGEIHLRHEDEDKENSPLKQVFRSETLKLLNEMFEQSRQRFMHQAENEDRMFLSDITLYATREEVEQLYKNIIKLCEPYTTKENRQGEHEVFQLFSALSKPIVKIPASKTNAKEKKKATSDKDKATTKKSRSVSKRQESASSDSGSKE
- a CDS encoding metallophosphoesterase gives rise to the protein MKIVVISDTHCSRKSRKLPARLLDVLPSADLILHAGDWSDWSVYPMLSEYAPVEGVAGNTDPAEIAEELGYSRIVEVEGLRLGLVHGHLGSKGTEQNAIHTFAGQHVDAVIYGHSHIPVMHTVDNTLVFNPGSPTDRRFQKQYSFGIMTIDQGKIQAEHVFFDRD
- a CDS encoding DivIVA domain-containing protein, whose product is MDEHMKRRLDKQRQLFKQLGVQLDALSIHEKQFNYKLRGYDPDEVDAYLDLVIKDYERFYANIADLMDKWQEQQLTIRDLKSSAKPVEDPTKIDRKQLDDIVKQLEYSVRQLKIRARPEKDLFSE
- a CDS encoding sugar phosphate isomerase/epimerase — encoded protein: MKLSVFTVATPDLNAEELASAAAAAGIDGIEWRFRGIPEDAMSEEPSYWRNNRCSVDPSRWQEQVPVFREAALGQGRKSIALVPYLNYGDLSATEQAFQAADGLGASMMRVGVPGYDRKTSYPELYRKAVDYLSEVQDLAKQYNIKAIVETHHQTIAPTASLAYRLVQSLDPQHVGVLYDPGNMVHEGYENHRMGLELLGPYLAHVHVKNAGWFEAEGKDSQKANVTEKSSGVALNTAWKCHWTPLTEGMVDWVQMVRDLRAVGYDGYYGIEDFSGALESKAMLQHFADVFAEIERRVDEEEQS
- a CDS encoding Rrf2 family transcriptional regulator; amino-acid sequence: MSTHFSVSVHCLLLLSLSAPERITSAHIAGSVNTNPVVVRRILGGLKKAGLVNSSPGTRGFYLAKPSSEITLAMIYQAAKDEGPLFPIHGNCNPDCEVGLHIDSLLTNLYQVAEAKVEQFFASITLEDMERSCTQMQTVPSQTE
- a CDS encoding Gfo/Idh/MocA family protein gives rise to the protein MSIVRVAVIGIGNMGAAHARTLVAGEVPGAELVAVCDVRREMESWVSSHLPATVTYWQDAEQMMASGTIDAVIIATPHYDHPEQAIQAFQHGLHVMIEKPAGVYTKQVRKMNEAAAASGKVFSMMYNQRTNPLYIKLRDLIASGELGEVRRTNWIITNWYRSQSYYDSGGWRATWAGEGGGVLINQDPHQLDLWQWTIGMMPVRMRAFCSFGKYRNIEVEDDVTAYVEYENGATGVFVTTTGEAPGTNRFEVNGDRGKIVIEDGKLTFWRLRESEPEFNQRFTGGFGQPECWKCEIPITGVETGHPGLIRNWVDSIRTGAPLIAPGEDGIHGLTLSNAMLLSTWTDNWVDLPIDEDLFYEQLQERIAGSTTKKDKAFSGSQPADLSQTFK
- a CDS encoding TraR/DksA C4-type zinc finger protein, with product MSTLTKDQHQILKNALLEQRENLQRHFESSMEDGAPVESLKDSTGELSSYDNHPADAGTETFERSRDLAIDDTLTDEFNQVNDALERMEQGTYGTCVTCGEDIPFERLEAIPYTAYCIDDTPNREISNDRPVEEEVMTMPPSGAGEGRQQRAGKFDNADAWEAVEEYGTSNSPATAAKRDVKGYDENM